Proteins encoded together in one Pseudoalteromonas xiamenensis window:
- a CDS encoding peptidase domain-containing ABC transporter, with product MENPMHLLKFSGKKRLPVIIQTEAAECGLASLAMVAAYHGYQTDLTTLRQAHEISLKGANLEELMQIADKLKLSSRALRLEMEHLPQLKTPCILHWDMNHFVVLKKVNRDSVEVHDPGLGYRKYTMAEFSKHFTGVALELNPTEEFKSEDTRVNLKLSDFWSKVTGLKSTLGKVFLLSLLLQVFAIASPYYMQLVVDEVVLSYDQNLLAILALGFGLLLMIEMVTGAVRSILLLHFGNLMSIQLGANLFHHLVRLPLQYFEKRHIGDVVSRFGSLQKVKELLTTGVIQALIDGVMAIATLVMIFIYSPKLSVVVLIATAIYAVFRIAMYRPLRQMSEEVIVNQAKEQSNFMETVRGIQTIKLFGREVQRQSVWHNKFADSLNAGIRVGHLNIGYEAFNKMIFGLENVLVVYFAALLVMSGDLTVGMLFAFMAYKRQFIEKMASLIEKMIEFKMLSLHFNRLADISLSDKESDIESKVKSRELSGEIELQNIQYRYNKKEDPVFRNLNLKIKAGESIAIIGPSGCGKTTLAKIMLGLFEPDSGKVLVDGVDIRQIGLGHYRGQIAAVMQDDQLLSGSIADNICFFDPNMDMERVRWAAKIAAIDNDIAKMTMGYNSLVGDMGAALSGGQIQRLLLARALYRKPKILFMDEATSNLDTRLESSVNEAVKRLDITRIIIAHRPETIASADRVVELRYGDAIDVDRPNLDGRISNKIKPRLCIKKEFCKNTSFSGDFLMV from the coding sequence ATGGAAAACCCAATGCACTTGCTTAAATTCAGTGGCAAAAAACGTTTGCCAGTGATCATTCAAACCGAAGCGGCTGAATGTGGGTTAGCCAGTTTAGCTATGGTTGCCGCATATCATGGCTACCAGACGGATCTTACTACGCTGCGTCAAGCGCATGAAATCTCACTCAAAGGCGCTAACCTAGAAGAGCTGATGCAAATTGCAGACAAGCTGAAGTTGAGTTCTCGAGCGTTAAGACTCGAAATGGAACATCTTCCTCAGTTGAAAACGCCCTGTATTTTGCACTGGGATATGAACCACTTTGTGGTACTTAAAAAAGTGAATAGAGACTCGGTTGAAGTTCATGATCCTGGCCTTGGTTACCGTAAATACACCATGGCAGAGTTTTCGAAGCACTTTACGGGTGTTGCATTGGAGCTCAATCCAACGGAAGAGTTTAAATCGGAAGATACCCGAGTCAATTTAAAGCTATCTGACTTTTGGAGTAAGGTTACAGGCCTAAAATCAACCTTGGGCAAAGTGTTTTTACTTTCTCTATTGTTGCAGGTTTTTGCGATAGCAAGTCCTTACTATATGCAGTTGGTAGTTGATGAAGTGGTACTAAGTTACGACCAGAATTTGTTGGCCATCTTAGCACTTGGATTTGGGCTGCTGTTAATGATTGAAATGGTGACCGGGGCCGTACGTAGTATTCTGTTGCTGCATTTTGGTAACCTGATGAGTATTCAACTAGGTGCAAACTTATTCCATCATTTAGTGCGACTGCCGCTTCAATATTTTGAAAAACGTCACATTGGTGACGTGGTTTCACGTTTTGGCTCTTTGCAAAAGGTGAAAGAACTACTTACAACCGGTGTGATCCAAGCGTTAATTGATGGTGTGATGGCTATTGCAACGCTTGTGATGATCTTTATTTATAGTCCTAAATTAAGTGTCGTTGTACTTATTGCTACCGCTATTTATGCCGTGTTTCGCATTGCCATGTATCGACCACTTCGTCAAATGTCGGAAGAAGTGATAGTCAATCAAGCGAAAGAGCAATCTAACTTTATGGAAACCGTACGCGGTATTCAAACAATCAAGTTGTTCGGGAGAGAAGTACAGCGACAAAGTGTTTGGCACAACAAATTTGCAGACAGCCTAAACGCAGGGATCCGAGTCGGACATCTAAATATTGGCTACGAAGCATTTAATAAAATGATCTTTGGTTTAGAAAACGTGTTGGTGGTTTATTTTGCTGCACTTTTAGTGATGAGTGGGGATCTGACCGTTGGGATGCTTTTCGCTTTTATGGCGTACAAGCGACAGTTTATAGAAAAGATGGCAAGCCTTATTGAGAAAATGATCGAATTTAAAATGCTTAGTTTGCACTTTAATCGACTTGCCGATATTTCGCTCTCTGACAAAGAAAGTGATATTGAGAGCAAAGTAAAGAGTCGAGAACTGTCCGGTGAAATTGAATTGCAGAATATTCAGTATCGATACAATAAAAAAGAAGACCCAGTATTTCGAAATTTGAATTTAAAAATAAAAGCAGGAGAGTCTATTGCCATTATCGGACCTTCCGGCTGTGGCAAGACGACGCTGGCAAAGATAATGCTGGGTTTATTTGAACCAGACTCAGGAAAGGTACTTGTAGATGGTGTGGATATCCGACAAATAGGGCTCGGACATTACCGAGGACAGATAGCTGCAGTCATGCAAGATGACCAACTACTCTCAGGTTCCATCGCGGATAATATCTGCTTCTTTGACCCTAATATGGACATGGAGCGGGTTCGATGGGCTGCAAAAATTGCGGCAATTGACAACGACATTGCCAAAATGACCATGGGTTACAACTCGCTTGTAGGTGATATGGGGGCTGCACTGTCAGGCGGGCAAATACAACGATTACTGCTTGCTCGAGCCTTATATCGAAAACCGAAGATTTTGTTCATGGATGAAGCAACGAGTAATCTGGATACACGATTGGAAAGCTCAGTAAATGAGGCGGTTAAACGGCTTGATATCACTCGAATTATCATCGCTCATCGGCCCGAGACGATTGCCAGTGCAGATAGAGTTGTAGAACTTCGGTATGGTGATGCAATCGATGTCGATAGGCCTAATTTAGACGGGCGAATATCCAATAAGATAAAACCTAGATTATGTATTAAAAAAGAGTTTTGTAAAAACACTAGTTTTAGTGGTGATTTTTTAATGGTGTAA
- a CDS encoding HlyD family secretion protein, which produces MSDLFRKEAIQHQGQKLDGEVTIATHMSFNWILALIVAIVVIACSYLFLGEYHRKEVVAGYLQPSQGLSKVYPINMGTIDELLVEEGQHVRKGQLLARVRMERLLNTGLDMNVFISEELGKQKQLLEVNLVNQKQLFSVNKDKLVSQIASAKLQLEQTRKQHQLLSERELLSKKRVEDVTVLMKQNFVSQTDYQSLTDNLLALQQQKQELQSRIFSLEEQVSQLEFENTQMPIQEEEALSQLQSQLANINQQLAQAVAQQSFEVRSLRDGIVSNLQIKPGMVVQPSTPVMTILPADSDLEAVLFVPTRAYGFVQTGQSTRIRYQAFPYQRFGIYEGEIVKVSKSILLPTEATVPVRLQEPVYQVIVKLDSQSAKAYGASVPLQAGMLLEADIMVDSRTLFEWLFEPFYSMKGAI; this is translated from the coding sequence ATGTCTGATTTATTTCGTAAAGAAGCCATCCAACATCAAGGACAAAAGTTAGATGGTGAAGTGACTATCGCGACACACATGTCGTTCAATTGGATATTGGCACTCATTGTGGCCATTGTGGTGATTGCCTGCAGTTATCTATTCTTGGGTGAATATCATCGTAAAGAAGTGGTTGCAGGTTACCTACAACCTTCTCAAGGGTTGAGCAAAGTTTATCCGATTAATATGGGCACCATTGATGAGCTGCTCGTTGAAGAAGGCCAGCATGTTCGTAAGGGCCAGCTTCTTGCGCGGGTGCGGATGGAACGTTTGCTCAATACCGGATTAGACATGAATGTGTTTATTAGCGAAGAGCTAGGAAAACAAAAACAGTTACTCGAAGTCAATTTAGTCAATCAAAAGCAATTGTTTTCCGTAAATAAAGACAAACTTGTCTCACAAATCGCCTCAGCGAAGTTGCAGTTAGAGCAAACGAGAAAGCAACACCAATTACTCTCTGAACGTGAATTATTAAGTAAGAAACGAGTAGAAGACGTAACCGTTCTAATGAAGCAAAACTTTGTTTCACAGACCGATTATCAAAGTCTAACGGATAATTTGTTGGCATTGCAGCAGCAAAAGCAGGAATTACAAAGTCGTATCTTTAGCTTAGAAGAGCAAGTCAGCCAACTCGAGTTTGAAAATACTCAAATGCCTATCCAAGAAGAGGAAGCGTTATCGCAGTTGCAGTCGCAGTTGGCAAACATTAATCAACAATTGGCACAAGCTGTCGCACAACAAAGCTTTGAAGTGCGGAGCCTGCGAGATGGCATCGTCTCTAATTTGCAAATAAAGCCTGGCATGGTCGTTCAGCCCTCGACACCAGTGATGACGATTCTCCCAGCAGACTCGGATTTAGAAGCGGTGCTGTTTGTTCCTACGCGTGCTTATGGATTTGTGCAAACTGGCCAATCTACACGGATCCGTTATCAAGCGTTTCCATATCAACGTTTTGGGATCTATGAAGGGGAAATTGTAAAAGTGTCTAAATCCATTCTCCTTCCAACAGAGGCGACCGTGCCTGTGCGTCTGCAAGAGCCTGTATACCAAGTCATTGTGAAACTAGATTCACAAAGTGCGAAAGCCTATGGCGCATCAGTGCCATTGCAAGCAGGAATGCTATTAGAAGCCGACATTATGGTTGATAGTCGCACACTTTTTGAGTGGTTATTTGAACCATTTTACAGCATGAAAGGAGCCATATGA
- a CDS encoding winged helix-turn-helix domain-containing protein: protein MNEVSFSRTVKEVKFGAWVLDPKRQTINDGEHERELEPLLFKILCYLMINNDRIVTRQDLVDDVWCQKYVDDNAINRAMSELRRVLKSNKQRGIVIKTHYRKGYSFFLERDIVYHDVVVTANVTPNISESRPQNELKTASSNHWYYIAASVLLFVVCLAVYFQTALVKNEPQPIIASDITVKYRENILSWLEGNYFLPKLHPSQHKLAFSYVPKNSKDQHLILRDLASGKEDKVALPGKQLEALGWSSTKNVLYYMSFKAGDNRQCELWQMDYTAPEHKHEKVMECDPNQLMVAGFNDKLIYERYGYRGNPELSVLVLRDLKTGDEFQITSPNVNSFGDKLLYFDAQNEKLYFERVQLDQSELFVTDIEGMEAQKLAVQSQRIWAANIVDGHFLAWFNGIENKFFRYDISNKNAIEAVIPLSNEDFYYAILMSDMRVLAFTEPREWDIYVMDIDSTQVTSFATNDIKEFAFTSRNSTQAYLAGSKMNRSIVLVKGDQRTTINTDTKGVKQLIFGDDNQSLFLIGEHFIKQLDISTGTIVQEKLLEESIVDAFYAKEGYLGLIMHLDVRAPSTSVLYETKTNQLISFPVNNLQWFGFIGNDKYVIFNSENKLEVLNASFDVENEFELSGFENKTYKHLFTIKGNELLYSDGYGLYQLDLANQTLSLSKISQFVDKLITSIEWSSSDNKLYIGTVETRSNLMLMAMPEQ, encoded by the coding sequence ATGAATGAAGTCAGTTTTTCAAGAACCGTAAAAGAAGTGAAGTTTGGCGCTTGGGTATTAGATCCTAAGAGGCAAACGATAAACGATGGTGAGCACGAACGAGAACTTGAACCTTTGTTGTTCAAGATTTTGTGCTATTTAATGATCAATAATGACCGAATAGTGACCCGACAAGATTTGGTTGATGATGTTTGGTGTCAGAAGTATGTCGATGACAACGCGATTAACCGCGCGATGTCTGAGCTAAGGCGAGTACTTAAATCCAATAAGCAACGTGGTATTGTCATAAAAACACATTACCGCAAAGGTTATAGTTTCTTTCTTGAACGCGACATCGTATATCATGATGTTGTCGTGACTGCCAATGTAACCCCCAACATTTCTGAATCTCGTCCTCAAAATGAATTAAAGACAGCAAGTTCAAATCATTGGTATTACATCGCGGCAAGTGTTTTGTTGTTTGTCGTATGTTTAGCGGTGTATTTTCAAACTGCGTTAGTCAAAAATGAGCCTCAGCCAATTATTGCATCGGACATTACAGTTAAATATCGAGAGAACATTTTATCTTGGCTGGAAGGTAACTATTTCCTGCCCAAATTACATCCTTCTCAACACAAATTAGCTTTCTCTTATGTTCCAAAAAATTCAAAGGATCAACATCTTATTCTTAGAGATTTAGCTTCTGGGAAAGAGGATAAAGTGGCTTTACCAGGTAAACAGCTTGAAGCGTTAGGGTGGTCTTCAACAAAAAATGTATTGTATTACATGTCTTTTAAGGCCGGTGACAATCGGCAATGTGAACTGTGGCAAATGGATTACACTGCACCGGAACATAAACATGAAAAGGTCATGGAGTGCGATCCTAATCAGCTGATGGTCGCAGGTTTCAACGATAAGCTAATCTATGAACGATATGGCTACCGTGGTAATCCGGAATTATCCGTATTAGTACTTCGTGACCTGAAAACGGGCGATGAATTTCAGATAACATCGCCAAACGTGAACTCGTTTGGGGACAAATTACTATATTTTGATGCGCAAAATGAAAAGCTCTATTTCGAGCGCGTTCAACTAGATCAATCGGAACTTTTTGTTACTGATATTGAAGGTATGGAAGCCCAAAAGCTTGCTGTCCAGTCTCAAAGAATTTGGGCTGCAAACATCGTTGATGGCCATTTCTTGGCTTGGTTTAATGGTATTGAAAATAAGTTTTTCCGGTATGACATTTCTAACAAGAATGCAATTGAAGCCGTTATACCTCTCTCGAACGAAGATTTCTATTACGCCATTTTAATGTCTGATATGCGCGTACTCGCGTTTACCGAACCTAGAGAGTGGGACATATACGTAATGGACATTGATTCCACACAAGTAACGAGCTTTGCGACCAATGACATAAAGGAGTTTGCGTTTACTAGCCGTAATTCCACGCAAGCCTACCTTGCAGGGTCGAAGATGAATAGAAGCATTGTTTTAGTTAAGGGTGATCAAAGAACGACAATCAATACGGATACCAAAGGGGTAAAGCAACTTATTTTTGGTGATGATAATCAAAGTTTGTTTTTGATAGGTGAGCACTTTATTAAGCAACTTGATATCAGTACCGGTACTATTGTTCAGGAGAAGTTGCTGGAAGAAAGTATTGTGGACGCCTTCTACGCAAAAGAAGGCTATTTGGGGCTGATTATGCATTTAGATGTGCGGGCTCCAAGTACATCTGTACTTTATGAAACAAAAACGAATCAGCTCATTAGTTTTCCCGTGAACAATCTTCAGTGGTTTGGTTTTATTGGTAATGATAAATACGTTATCTTTAATTCTGAAAACAAGTTAGAGGTACTCAACGCTTCGTTTGATGTTGAAAATGAGTTTGAATTATCCGGTTTCGAAAATAAAACCTACAAACACCTTTTCACTATCAAAGGAAATGAACTCTTATACAGTGATGGTTATGGACTGTACCAGTTGGATTTGGCTAATCAAACGCTCTCATTATCGAAGATAAGCCAATTTGTTGATAAGTTAATTACGAGCATTGAATGGTCTTCTTCGGACAATAAGCTGTATATTGGAACAGTTGAAACTCGTTCAAATCTAATGTTAATGGCGATGCCTGAACAGTAA
- a CDS encoding F0F1 ATP synthase subunit epsilon translates to MTMTVHLDVVSVEKSLFSGDVASIQVTGSEGELGIHPGHAPLLTTLKPGMVRYVTADGAENIVYVAGGTLEVLPKGVTVLADVAMRGEDLDEQAAEAAKREAEAQMASSNASELDYHEAAVQLAEAVAQLRIISQLRK, encoded by the coding sequence ATGACAATGACTGTACATCTTGATGTCGTAAGCGTTGAAAAAAGCCTGTTTTCAGGTGATGTTGCTTCGATTCAAGTGACTGGTAGTGAAGGTGAATTGGGTATCCACCCAGGTCACGCGCCACTATTGACCACCCTGAAGCCTGGTATGGTACGTTACGTAACAGCAGACGGTGCAGAAAACATCGTCTACGTTGCAGGTGGTACGCTGGAAGTTCTTCCAAAAGGCGTAACGGTACTTGCAGACGTTGCAATGCGTGGCGAAGATCTTGATGAGCAAGCCGCTGAAGCGGCAAAGCGCGAAGCTGAAGCGCAGATGGCATCATCGAATGCCTCTGAGCTTGACTACCACGAAGCTGCGGTACAGCTTGCAGAAGCAGTTGCTCAGCTACGTATCATCAGCCAGCTACGTAAGTAA
- the atpD gene encoding F0F1 ATP synthase subunit beta — protein MSLGKVVQIIGAVVDIEFPQDNVPAVYDALKVTDGDLAGLTLEVQQQLGGGVVRAIALGTTDGLRRSAQVQGTGEPIKVPVGTATLGRIMNVLGDAIDEAGPIGEEERWSIHREAPSYEDQSNSVELLETGIKVIDLVCPFAKGGKVGLFGGAGVGKTVNMMELIRNIAIEHSGYSVFAGVGERTREGNDFYHEMNDSNVLDKVSLVYGQMNEPPGNRLRVALTGLTMAEKFRDEGRDVLFFVDNIYRYTLAGTEVSALLGRMPSAVGYQPTLAEEMGVLQERITSTKTGSITSIQAVYVPADDLTDPSPATTFAHLDATVVLSRDIAALGIYPAVDPLDSTSRQLDPLVIGQEHYDTARGVQTLLQRYKELKDIIAILGMDELSDDDKLVVTRARKIQRFLSQPFFVAEVFTGSPGKYVSLKDTISGFKGILGGDYDDLPEQAFYMVGSIDEAIDKAKNM, from the coding sequence ATGAGTTTAGGTAAGGTCGTCCAAATTATCGGCGCCGTTGTGGACATCGAGTTTCCACAAGACAACGTGCCAGCCGTATATGACGCACTAAAAGTAACAGACGGCGACCTAGCTGGTTTGACTTTAGAAGTTCAACAACAGTTAGGTGGCGGTGTAGTTCGTGCAATCGCACTTGGTACTACAGACGGTTTACGTCGTAGCGCGCAAGTACAAGGTACTGGCGAGCCAATCAAAGTTCCAGTAGGTACAGCGACTCTAGGTCGTATCATGAACGTACTTGGTGACGCGATTGACGAAGCAGGTCCAATTGGTGAAGAAGAGCGTTGGTCAATCCACCGTGAAGCACCAAGCTACGAAGACCAAAGCAACTCGGTAGAACTACTAGAAACTGGTATCAAAGTAATCGACTTAGTATGTCCATTCGCGAAGGGTGGTAAAGTAGGTCTATTCGGTGGTGCGGGTGTAGGTAAAACCGTAAACATGATGGAACTTATCCGTAACATCGCTATCGAGCACAGCGGCTACTCAGTATTCGCAGGTGTTGGTGAGCGTACTCGTGAGGGTAACGACTTCTATCACGAAATGAATGACTCAAACGTACTAGATAAAGTATCTCTAGTATACGGTCAGATGAATGAGCCACCAGGTAACCGTCTACGTGTTGCTTTGACTGGTCTAACAATGGCAGAAAAGTTCCGTGACGAAGGTCGTGATGTACTATTCTTCGTTGATAACATCTACCGTTATACACTAGCGGGTACTGAAGTATCAGCACTTCTAGGCCGTATGCCTTCAGCAGTAGGTTACCAACCAACACTAGCTGAAGAGATGGGTGTGCTTCAAGAGCGTATCACATCGACTAAGACAGGCTCAATCACGTCAATCCAAGCGGTATACGTACCTGCGGATGACTTAACTGACCCGTCACCAGCAACAACGTTTGCTCACTTAGACGCGACAGTAGTACTTTCACGTGATATCGCAGCACTTGGTATCTACCCTGCGGTAGACCCACTTGACTCAACGTCACGTCAGCTTGACCCATTAGTAATCGGTCAAGAGCACTACGACACTGCGCGTGGTGTACAAACACTACTACAACGCTACAAAGAGTTGAAAGACATCATTGCTATCCTTGGCATGGATGAGCTTTCAGACGACGACAAGCTTGTTGTAACACGTGCTCGTAAGATCCAGCGTTTCCTATCACAGCCGTTCTTCGTTGCTGAGGTATTCACTGGTTCACCAGGTAAGTACGTTTCACTGAAAGACACTATCTCTGGCTTCAAAGGCATCCTAGGCGGTGACTATGATGATCTTCCAGAGCAAGCTTTCTACATGGTTGGCTCAATCGACGAAGCGATCGATAAAGCTAAAAACATGTAA
- the atpG gene encoding F0F1 ATP synthase subunit gamma: MASGKEIKSKIGSIKNTQKITSAMEMVAASKMKKAQDRVAQSRPYADGIRKVIGHVAQANLEFRHPFLEERDAKRVGYIVVSTDRGLCGGLNANEFKRVVQHVKAWKEKGVDAEFATIGGKASGFFKRFGGNLLAKTAGLGEAPSVQDVIGPVKVMLDAYEEGKIDRLYVVYNKFVNTMKQEPTIDQLLPLPKAEQQISSHSWDYLYEPDPEPILETLMVRFIESQVYQGVVENAASEQAARMVAMKAATDNAGNIMDELQLKYNKARQAAITQEISEIVAGSAAV, translated from the coding sequence ATGGCCAGCGGAAAAGAGATAAAAAGCAAGATCGGGAGTATCAAGAATACTCAAAAGATCACCAGCGCAATGGAAATGGTTGCCGCGTCTAAAATGAAAAAGGCGCAAGACCGTGTGGCACAAAGCCGTCCATATGCAGATGGTATTCGCAAGGTGATCGGTCATGTTGCTCAAGCTAATCTCGAGTTTCGTCACCCGTTCTTAGAAGAACGTGATGCGAAACGTGTAGGTTACATCGTTGTCTCTACCGACCGTGGTCTATGTGGCGGCTTAAACGCGAATGAGTTTAAGCGTGTAGTTCAACACGTTAAAGCGTGGAAAGAGAAAGGCGTAGACGCTGAGTTTGCTACCATTGGTGGTAAAGCGTCAGGCTTCTTCAAACGCTTTGGCGGTAATCTACTTGCCAAAACGGCTGGGTTAGGTGAAGCACCTTCTGTTCAGGACGTTATCGGTCCTGTGAAAGTTATGCTTGATGCATACGAAGAAGGCAAGATTGACCGTTTATACGTTGTGTATAACAAATTCGTTAACACAATGAAGCAAGAGCCAACTATCGATCAGCTATTGCCTTTGCCAAAAGCAGAGCAGCAAATTTCATCTCACTCTTGGGACTACCTATATGAGCCGGATCCAGAGCCAATTCTGGAAACGTTGATGGTTCGTTTTATCGAATCTCAGGTATATCAAGGCGTGGTAGAAAATGCAGCGTCAGAACAAGCCGCGCGTATGGTTGCGATGAAAGCCGCAACAGATAACGCAGGCAACATTATGGACGAACTGCAATTGAAATATAACAAGGCGCGTCAAGCGGCAATCACACAAGAAATCAGTGAGATTGTAGCTGGCTCGGCTGCTGTGTAA
- the atpA gene encoding F0F1 ATP synthase subunit alpha, whose protein sequence is MQLNSTEISALIKQRIEQFEVVSEARNEGTIVSVTDGIIRIHGLADCMQGEMIELPGNRYAIALNLERDSVGAVVMGPYADLKEGVKVQATGRILEVPVGRALLGRVVNTLGEPIDGKGPIANDGFEPVEKIAPGVIERQSVDQPVQTGYKSIDAMIPVGRGQRELVIGDRQTGKTALAIDAIINQKGTGVKCVYVAIGQKASTIANVVRKLEEHGALENTIVVVASASESAALQFLAPFAGCTMGEYFRDRGEDALIVYDDLSKQAVAYRQISLLLRRPPGREAYPGDVFYLHSRLLERASRVNADYVEKYTNGEVKGQTGSLTALPIIETQGGDVSAFVPTNVISITDGQIFLESDLFNAGIRPAVNAGISVSRVGGAAQTKIVKKLGGGIRLALAQYRELAAFSQFASDLDDATRSQLEHGERVTELMKQKQYAPMSVADMSLSLFAAEKGYLKDVAINKIGDFEAAALAYANSTYAELMAKINETGDYNAEIEAKLKELLEKFKATQTW, encoded by the coding sequence ATGCAACTTAATTCCACTGAAATTTCTGCGCTGATCAAGCAACGCATTGAGCAGTTCGAAGTTGTAAGTGAAGCTCGTAACGAAGGTACAATCGTATCTGTTACTGACGGTATCATCCGCATCCACGGTCTTGCTGACTGTATGCAAGGTGAAATGATCGAGCTTCCAGGCAACCGTTATGCAATCGCACTAAACCTTGAGCGTGACTCAGTAGGTGCGGTAGTTATGGGTCCATACGCTGACCTTAAAGAAGGCGTAAAAGTACAAGCGACAGGTCGTATCCTTGAAGTACCAGTTGGTCGTGCACTACTAGGCCGTGTTGTTAACACACTAGGTGAGCCAATCGACGGTAAAGGTCCAATCGCAAACGACGGTTTTGAGCCAGTTGAGAAAATCGCACCAGGCGTAATCGAGCGTCAATCGGTAGACCAACCAGTACAAACTGGTTATAAGTCAATCGACGCGATGATCCCAGTTGGTCGTGGTCAGCGTGAGCTTGTTATCGGTGACCGTCAAACAGGTAAAACTGCGCTAGCAATCGACGCTATCATCAACCAAAAAGGGACTGGTGTTAAGTGTGTGTACGTCGCTATCGGTCAGAAAGCGTCTACAATCGCTAACGTAGTTCGTAAGCTTGAAGAGCACGGTGCACTAGAAAACACTATCGTTGTAGTAGCATCGGCTTCTGAATCAGCAGCGCTTCAATTCCTAGCGCCATTTGCTGGTTGTACAATGGGTGAATACTTCCGTGACCGCGGTGAAGACGCACTAATCGTATACGATGATTTGTCAAAGCAAGCAGTTGCTTACCGTCAAATCTCGTTGCTACTACGTCGTCCACCAGGTCGTGAAGCTTACCCAGGTGACGTTTTCTATCTTCACTCACGTCTTCTAGAGCGTGCATCACGTGTTAACGCTGATTACGTTGAGAAGTACACGAACGGTGAAGTGAAAGGTCAAACAGGTTCATTGACGGCATTGCCAATCATTGAAACTCAAGGTGGTGACGTTTCTGCATTCGTACCAACTAACGTTATCTCAATCACTGACGGTCAGATCTTCTTAGAATCTGATTTGTTCAACGCAGGTATCCGTCCAGCGGTTAACGCTGGTATCTCGGTATCGCGTGTAGGTGGTGCAGCGCAAACTAAGATCGTTAAGAAACTAGGTGGTGGTATCCGTCTAGCTCTTGCTCAGTACCGTGAACTTGCGGCGTTCTCGCAATTCGCTTCTGACCTTGACGATGCTACGCGTTCACAACTTGAACACGGTGAGCGTGTAACAGAGCTAATGAAGCAGAAACAGTACGCACCAATGTCTGTTGCTGACATGTCGCTTTCGCTATTCGCAGCTGAAAAAGGCTACCTAAAAGACGTTGCTATCAACAAGATTGGTGACTTCGAAGCCGCAGCACTTGCTTACGCGAACAGCACATACGCAGAGCTTATGGCTAAAATCAATGAAACAGGTGATTACAACGCCGAGATCGAAGCGAAGTTAAAAGAACTTCTTGAGAAGTTCAAAGCAACGCAAACTTGGTAA
- the atpH gene encoding F0F1 ATP synthase subunit delta, with amino-acid sequence MSELTTIARPYAKAAFEFAVDKGAVESWNDMLFFAAEVAKNEQVAQFLASSASAQKQADVFVQVCAEQINEHGQNLIKVMAENGRLVALPAVAKLFAEFKADYDKEIDVDVVSATELAAEQQAKLVTALEKRFARKVKLNCSVDANTVGGLVIKAGDTVIDGSIRGKLNRLATALQS; translated from the coding sequence ATGTCAGAATTGACTACTATCGCTCGTCCTTACGCTAAAGCGGCTTTTGAGTTTGCTGTTGATAAGGGCGCTGTAGAAAGCTGGAACGATATGTTGTTCTTTGCAGCTGAAGTTGCAAAAAATGAACAAGTAGCGCAGTTTCTAGCAAGCAGCGCTTCTGCACAAAAACAAGCTGACGTATTCGTTCAGGTTTGTGCAGAACAAATCAACGAGCATGGCCAAAACTTGATTAAAGTAATGGCTGAGAATGGACGTTTGGTTGCACTACCAGCAGTTGCTAAATTGTTTGCTGAATTCAAAGCAGACTATGATAAAGAAATCGACGTTGACGTTGTTTCTGCAACTGAACTTGCTGCTGAGCAGCAAGCTAAATTAGTGACAGCACTAGAAAAACGTTTCGCACGCAAAGTTAAGCTGAATTGTAGTGTTGATGCCAATACTGTAGGTGGTCTTGTGATTAAAGCAGGCGACACAGTTATTGACGGATCAATTCGCGGCAAGCTAAATCGCTTAGCCACTGCACTACAATCGTAA
- the atpF gene encoding F0F1 ATP synthase subunit B: MNLNATLLGELIAFIVFVWFCMKYVWPPLNGAIEARQKKIEDGLAASDKAEKDLELARQKAAEQLKEAKSQAAEIIEQAKKRAALIVDEETIRGQQEREKIIAQGHSEVEAERNRAKEELRQQVASLAVTGAEKILGREINVAAHSDIVEKLVAEL; this comes from the coding sequence GTGAACTTAAACGCCACTCTACTAGGCGAATTAATCGCGTTCATCGTTTTCGTTTGGTTCTGCATGAAGTATGTATGGCCACCGTTAAATGGTGCGATTGAAGCTCGCCAAAAGAAAATCGAAGACGGCCTTGCCGCTTCTGATAAAGCTGAAAAAGACTTAGAACTTGCTCGTCAAAAAGCAGCTGAGCAGCTTAAAGAAGCAAAATCGCAAGCGGCTGAAATCATCGAACAAGCTAAAAAGCGTGCTGCGCTTATTGTTGACGAGGAAACTATCCGTGGTCAGCAAGAGCGTGAGAAAATCATTGCTCAAGGTCACTCTGAAGTTGAAGCTGAGCGTAACCGTGCTAAAGAAGAACTACGTCAACAAGTAGCTTCTCTTGCGGTTACTGGCGCAGAAAAGATTTTAGGCCGTGAAATCAATGTAGCCGCGCACAGCGACATCGTTGAAAAACTTGTAGCTGAGCTTTAA